The genomic stretch TGAAGTTTCCGTCCATTCGGCGGAAACGGTCGGCTCCCTTTTATCCCCGGAGAAATACCAGGTTTTTCCGGTATACATAACCCGCGGCGGCAAATGGCTGCTGGAAAAGGCGTGCGGCCGCACCGACGACCCCGCGCCGGAGGTTTCGCCCGTGCTGCACGGCGGGTTCCACCTCAACACCGGCGGCGGGCCGCTGGCTTTGGACGCCGCTTTCCCTGTCATACACGGCCCGCTGGGCGAAGACGGGACTTTGCAGGGGCTTTTCGAGCAGATGGAACTGCCCTATGTCGGCTGCGGGGTAACAGCCTCCGCCATAGGCATGGACAAGGATATTTCAAAGCGGCTGGCCGCGCTGGCCGGGCTGCCGGTGCTGGAGCATGCGCTGGTTTCCAAACCGGACTGCGATTTCGTCGCGCTTGAAAAAAAGGCTGCGCAAATGGGCTGGCCGGTCTTTGTAAAACCCGCGGCGCTCGGCTCGTCCGTGGGGGTAACCCGCGCGGATTCGCCTGAAAAGCTGCGCCAGGCGGTGGAATACGGTTTCAAATTTGACACCAGGGTCATGGTGGAAAAGGCGGTTGAAAACGCGCGGGAAATCGTCTGCGGCGTGCTTGGCGAGGGGGCGTCCGTGAAAGCCTCCGCCTGCGGCGAGGTGAAGCCATCGCACGAATTCTACGATTACAACGCCAAATACATAGACCCCGACGGGATGAAGCTTTCCATCCCCGCGCAGCTAAGCGGCGAAACAGCCTCCGCCATCCGGGCGCAAAGCGTCGATTTTTTCCGCGCCATAGGCGGCAGCGGGCTTGCGCGCATTGATTTCCTGCTGGACGGGGCGGGAAAGCACTACTTCTGCGAAATCAATACCCTGCCGGGCTTTACGTCGCACAGCCTCTATCCGCGGCTGTGGCAGGCGGCGGGGGTGGAGCCGCCCGCTCTTGTTGACGAGCTGGTTTCGCTTGCGCTGGCGCGCGCCAAAGAGCGCGGAAGCCTTCTGCTCAAGCCCGACCACGCCGTCTGCTGACCGGCCTGGCAGCGCGCGTCCGCCCTGCAGCAGATTCCCGCGGCGGACGCTTTTCCCCGCCACTGGAGGCGGTTTTATGACGGCAGCCATGTTCTGCAGTATCCTTGAAGCAGCGCGGTGGGGTTGCGTTGGAACGGGGTTTTATCTGGCGTTCATGCCCGGTATGACGCCGCAGATGCAGTTGCATGTTCTGATGCCGTGGCTGGTGCTGCCGCTTGCGGGGCTTACTGGGATTGAATCCGTTTTCCTGGGTTCCGCGGCGGCGAAGTCAAGCGGTTACGGCGCAAACCCGGCATACCAGCGCCAGTCCGGCTTCAATAACATAGCGGTGGCTGCAACCGCGTTTGCGGTATGGCTTTTCAACTGGGGAACGCGCGCCGAAGCCGCGGTGCTGACTGTTCTGCTGATTTTCCTCGCGCTGTCGGCCTGCAACCATTTCTGGACGGCGATACGGGAAAACAACCGCTCCGTCAAAAACCTGCTGCGTCCGTTGCTGACTCTTTTGCTGCTTGCCTTTTCCGTGCCGTTTCTGGCGCGGGCGCTGCGCTGACCCGCGGCGCCGCCCATTCGCGCCAGCCCATTCGCGCAGCCGCCTGAAACAGCCGGGTAAATGCTACAATACGTGAACCCGCTTTCCACATCAGAAAGCGGGTTTGCATATGACAGCCGGAATCAATATCCGCTATTACCGGGATTTAATCTCGGTCATGGTGGAAAAAGACATGAAGGTGCGCTACCGGAACAGCTATCTGGGCTATTTCTGGCCCATAGCGCACCCTCTTCTAAGTTTTTTTTAGCAACACAAGACCGCATGAGGAATTCACTCCGTTTATCTAAAATCACATGAACGCGAATAGTACTATCACACAGAAAGTGGCCATGAACACGGCCTTTAACCTGCTAGGCAGAGCGTGGAACATGGTTATCGCTTTTTTGATGACACCGTATATCATGAAGCACATGGGAGTGGACCGGTTCGGCGTCTGGGCTTTGGTCAGCGTTGTTACCGGATACTTCGGTCTGCTGGATATGGGCATAGGCACATCGTATGTGAAATACATTTCCGAGCACTATGTGAAAAGGGATTTTGCCAAAATTAACGAGATTGTCAATTCCGGCTTTGTTTTTTATCTTGCGTTCACCGCGGCCATTATGTTGCTGGCGTTTGTCCTGCAGAATGCCATCATCGGTTTTTTTAATATCCCGAACGAGCTGGGAAAAGAAACACTTTTTGTTTTTTGGGTTGGACTGTTAACCTTCTGTGTCGTAAATGCGGCCAGTAGTTTTGTCGCGGTTCAAAGCGGACTCCAGCGAATGGACGTGTATAATAAGATATCGCTGGTTATGTCAGTCCCGAGCGTGATTCTTTCGATCTTTGTCTTGGAAAAGGGCTACAGCCTGCGCGGACTTATCGTGGTTAACGCGATTGTAATGATATTATCCGGTCTGGCCAACGCTATAGCTTCATTCAAGTTGCTGCCGCAACTTGAGTTGTCAGTCCGGCATGTCAGCAAAGACACTTTCAAAACGTTGCTGGGATACGGCTCAAAATTGCAGGTGGCAAGAATTGCATCCACAATAACCATGCAAATTGACAAGCTGCTGCTCTCCCATTACATGTCCATAGGTTTTGTGACTTTTTTCCAACTGGCCAGTTCTGTGATAGAACAGGTAAAGGCGCTGCCGCTGCTATTATTACAGGCGTTATTGCCGGCATTTTCAGAACTGGACGCGCGCGGCAATCGTGCCGGAGTGATAGACAATTACATACGAGGCACCCGCTATATAGCGCTTTTCGCGCTGCCGATATTTGCTCTCGTGCTAGTATCGGCGCGGGATATTATGCTGGTATGGATGGGGCCCGGCTATGATCAGTCGGCAATAATCATACGAATACTGGCCGTTGGATGGGCCGCCGCCGTAATTTCCGGCGTGCGTTCCGTGGTTTTGCAAGCCATCGCCAAACCCGGCATAGAGATGCGGGCGGGCATTGTCGCCGCCGTCCTTAACATCCCGCTAAGCGTATTCTTCATTAAACAGTTTGGATTCGCGGGAGTCGCGCTCGGCACTTCTCTTGCCTTGATTGTGTCTGCTCTTTACGGCTTTTCGAGGCTCAATGCGGCATTGCATCTGCAAAACGGCTTCTACGTGAAGACCCGCATACCGCAGGTTATAATAGGCTGCATCTGTGCGGGGATGATTGCGTTGGCATCAACAGGATTATTGGGCGGAAGATTTGGCGGAGGGCGTGTCGAAAGCATGTTGCTGCTGTGTGCCCAGACCGCAGTGTTTGCCGCTGTGTATGCGGCGCTTCTAAGAATTGTTCAACCGCTGGATGCAACCGATATAGCGAAACTCACGCATGCCGTTCCAGGGCTTCCGCGACGGCTTATCGAAAAATTCGCGTCCGTGGAAAATTGAGGGGCTCAGTAAAGTGTATAATGGGGTAATAATTCTTGCGATGGAGACAAAAAATGGCATCTTTCATCAGCGCGCCTATTAAATTTGCAAGCAACTGCGCAGGCAGACTCAAGTCTTCCGCAGAAAGCTATCTGCTGCGGGTTTCCGGCAAATTGCCGCCCGTGCGCTGGGTTACATGGGAAATCACTGAGGCCTGCAATTCGAAATGCAGGCTATGCAGTATTTGGAAGCATGGCAAACGCCAGGACACATTGACGCTGGAAGAAATAAAAAAGGTTTTCAGCGACCCGTTATTCAAAAATTTGGAAATACTTCTCATCACCGGCGGTGAAGCCGCGTTGCGCGACGATTTGCTGGACATTTTGCTTTTCATAAGCCAGAAGCTGCCCAAAGCCCGCCCCACCATAAGCACAAATGCGTTGCTGCCGGACAGGGTGCTTGGCGTAGTTGACGCAATCCTAGAAAAAGGGCTTTGCATAGACGTCGGAGTATCGCTGGACGGGGTTGGCGAACACCATGACCAGATACGCGGCGTGCCGGGTAATTTCCAAAAGGTTGATTACCTTTTGGACAAGCTTATAGAACTTAAGAAAAAACATGGGGACCGGCTCTCTTTCGTCGCCGGACAGACATTGCATCCGATAACAGTGGATTATATAGACGAAACCAAAAAATACGCCAGGGAAAAGGGCGTCGCGCATTTCATGCAGCTATACGATGAGGCCCCTTATTATCATAATATGGGCGACGCCACGATCGCAGAGCGGGACATGGAAAAACTTGCCGCCAAAGTGCGCGCCGACCAGCCATCTTTCCATAACGAAACTCTGCTTACTATCCTGAAAAACAAAATCATCAATTTTGACTGCTTTACGATGCGCACTTTTTTTATACTGCGCAGCAACGGCGATATAATGCCATGCCTCCGGCTGTGCGACACAAAGATAGGCAATGTGCGCGATTCGTCTCCATCGGAAATCTGGAACAGCAAGCCCGCATGGGATGCGCGGCGCAAGGTTATGGATTGCAAAGGATGCGCCAACACATGGGCCACCGATTGGAGTTGCCAGTCAAATTCCCTGCCGTTTGCGAGACAGTTGTTTAGTTATTTCGCGAAAAAACATCTGAAGAAATGAGAATAACCTTTGTGCTGCCCGGCGTGTTCATTGCGGGCGGCGTGCGCGCTATTTTTGAGTGCGCAAACGGGCTTACGGAGCGTGGACATCAGGTAAATATTGTATATCCGTCCGCGCTTTTGTCTTATTCCTCGGATAATTTCCTTATACTATTGCGGCGAGGGCTGAAAAGATTTATGCAGGGGGCCGGCAAACCTGCGGGGGTATCATGGTTTTCGCTCAACGCCAGCCTTGTTAAAGTCCCCTTTATGGATTCCGTAGCCATATCATGGTTCGAGCATATGATTCCCGACGCCGATGTGGTGATTGCATCCACATGGGAAAGCGCATTTTCGGTCGCAAAGTTGAACCCGTCCAAAGGGCGAAAAGCATATTTCGTGCAGCATTACGAAGCAATGGAACTATGGAACGACCAGGATTGCTGGGATTTGGCGTCGGGAAAACATTCAAATGGAAACGATATCATCGCCTCCATGGCGCAAATAATTCCGGAAAATTCAAAATTATTGCGCTACAAAAAAATGGTGGACGCTTCATACGGGTTGCCTTTGGCCAAATTCACCACATCGGCCATGCTTGAGCGCATGATTACAAATGTATTCAAACAGACATCTTTCGGCAGAGTTCCGATAGGAAACAATTTCAAAATGTTTTATCCAGATGGGGAAAAAGCCAACAGGAATGTAATATTGCTTCCCTTTCGCGGGAACGGGTGGAAAGGCAATTCCGACACCATCAAAGCGCTGGATATATTGCGGCGTAAACGTTCCGATTTCACTGTCATCTTGTATGGCCCGCCGGAATTGAAGGAAGCCGCGCCAACGTGGGTGGACTTCAAATGTTCACCGACAGACAGCGAACTCCGCAGGCTTTATTCTTGCGCCGACATATTCGTGTCGCCTACATGGGTTGAGGGGTGGTGTTCTCCGCCAATGGAGGCGATGTCATGCGGCACGGCATGTGTGGCAACAAATGTCGGCGCAGTGTCCGAATACGCCGAACATGGTAAAACCGCAATGCTAGTCGAGCCCAGAAATCCTGCCGGCATTGCGGAGGCAATAGAACTTCTTCTGGATGATAAATCCAAGCGCGACATGCTGGCCGGGGCAGGCCGTCTTGCAATACAAAAATACACATGGAAAGAATCCGTAGATCACATGGAAGCCGTCCTATGCCAAATAGCAGTTGCTTAAGCTATGCCACCGGCTTTGTTTTAGGGAAATACCATGAAGCCTGTTAAACGAATTAAGGAGTTTGTGGGCAAGTTATTTCCGCAAACCATACGCGGCTACAAGCAGTATCGGAATTTATTTGCGGGAAAAACAGGCCTGGAAATAGGCGGGCCAAGCGATGTTTTCCGCACAATTATCCCGATTTATGGCATTATAGACTCTCTGGATGGGTGCAATTTTTCAAATCACACAATCTGGGAAGGGCAGTTAAACGAAGGACACTCATATGCATTCCATCCCGGCAAGCCTAACGGCAGGCAATTCATCTGCGAAGCCACGGATTTGAGCGAAATAAAATCCGGCGAGTATGATTTTGTGCTGGCATGCCATTCCATTGAACATAGCGCCAATCCGATGAAGGCCGTTTCCGAGTGGCTGCGGGTTATAAAACCGGGCGGACATTTATTGATAATTGCACCGGACAAGAATGCTACTTTCGATCGTTTAAGAGCAGTCACAACATTTGCACATTTATTGGATGATTTTCGGAAAGATGTGGATGAAACAGATTTGGAGCATTTGGATGAAATCATGGGACTCCATGACTTGTCCATGGATATTGCCGCCGGAGATTTGGATTCTTTCAGGCAACGCTCGCTCAAGAATTATGAAAACCGATGCCTGCATCAACATGTGTTTGATGCCGCTTTATTGGCGCAGATGGCATTGCATTTCAAGTTGAATATTGTTGACTTGCAGCAAGCATTTTCCATTCACATAATAATGCTTGCGCAAAAACTGTGATGCGCTGTGGTGTGGCAAGCTGGCAAAATTGTTGCCGCATATAGCCACAGCAGGCATCAGTCCTCGAACTATTGCAAAAATCTTACGCCGACTTCGGTTATCCATCTGCAATTTCCGGGATATTACACGCCAACAACACGGAACCGTCGGGCGGGAATTTGCTAGAATCATCAATAGATATGCTCCCGGATAGGATTTATGAGTTAAAAGACGGGATTTCGGTTTATGGCGCAGCGGTATCCGGTGAGCATTTTCGTCAGGAGACTGTGAGCCGGAGCCCGTGAAGCATAAGCCGCCATTTTTGCCCAAAAGCTTATTCGGGGGCAAGTGCATAAACGAGCCGATACGCGCCTACTCCAGCGGAATGCTGGCGCGGCTGGGGTTTTCGGTGGTAACCTCTCTTTCGCCGGACATCCTGCTGGTGGACGAGGTGCTGGCCGTGGGCGACATGGATTTCCAGAAAAAATGCCTGGCGCGGATGCGGCAGTTCAAGCGGGACGGGGTAACGATGGTATTTGTCTCCCACGATATGGACGACGTGCGCGGCATCTGCGACCGTGCCGCCTGGCTGGAAAACCACACTCTCAAAATGATTGGGAAAACCGATGAAGTTGTCAGCCGTTATCTCGGCCATTGATTTGCGCGCGCGCAAGCCGCTTACCGCGGCGCTTTACATTTTTAATGTGGCGCTGTCCGGCTGTTTTCTGGCGCTGTCCGGCTGGTACGGCGGGCTGGCGCTGCGCCAGCACGATGCGGACCTGCCGGGCAGGGCGCAGGTCTACTCTTTTTTGATTCCCTTCTTCAATCCGCTGGGAAGCTGGGCGGTGTCCTATATCTGGCTTGCGCTTTGCGCGGCGGCGTATTTCCTGTTCCTGTATTTCCGGCGGCGGCCCTTCTGGCTCATGCGCAAAATGGCGGAGAGAAGGCCCTCCTACCTGCTGGCCTGCGCCGTGTCCGACACTGTGGCATATTTCCTGATAAATCCGCTGGCCAGCTACGGTCTTGGGCGGATGCTGGTGGCGGCGGGGCTGTTTGCGGTTTCGGCGGCGCAGGTGTTCTGGTTCAGACCGCCGCGCGAAAACGCGGGGTTCGCGGCGGAGGTTTCGCTGTCCTGGGAAAAATTGGTCCGGCGCATGGTGTGGTACGGCGCGGTGCTGTCGCTGTTTATAGTTGTGTGCGAGCCGCTCAGGCTGGCGCTAAAACCCCGGCTTGCCAACGAATACCAGGCCATTTACACCCGCACCATAATCAGCCGGCATGTGGTGGAAAACAAGGCCTATATATCCAACCTGATACCGGACACGCTGGCCGCGGACAGATTTCTGAAACTCAACGCTTTTGAGCATGAACATGCCCAGATGGCGCGCGGCCAGATAAACCACATAGGCCAGATTCTGAACCCGCTCAACGAGTATCTGTGCGGAAAACCGGCAAATGAAATATACACCCAGTACGGCCTGGGCTTCACATTCCTGTACAAGCGGCTGATGGATTTGTTCGGCGGCATCAGCATAGAGAACTATTACAAGTGCCATAGCCTGCACACGGTTTATTACCTGCTGCTGGGGTTGCTGCTGCTGTACACGTTCCGGCGCGATAAGATATACGCCGCCGGCGCGTTCGGGATGTGCGGGTTCGCCATAAGCTCGCAATACTACGGCTTTCTGCTGGGGCCGGGGGCCTCGCCGGCGATACACGGCGCGGACCTGTTCGCGTTGTTTTTTCTGCTGCGGTATTTTGAAGCCGGGCGGATGCTCTGGGCAGTCGCGGCGGTTGCGGCCGGCGCGGCGGGGGTGCTGCTGAACTTCCATTTCGGGTTTCTGCTGCTGGCGGCGGTGGCGGCGGCGCTTGCGGTTTATTCGGCGGAAAAACACGGCATGAGGCGGGCCGCGGCATGGTCGCTTGCGCTGGCGGCGG from Elusimicrobiales bacterium encodes the following:
- a CDS encoding radical SAM protein, which translates into the protein MASFISAPIKFASNCAGRLKSSAESYLLRVSGKLPPVRWVTWEITEACNSKCRLCSIWKHGKRQDTLTLEEIKKVFSDPLFKNLEILLITGGEAALRDDLLDILLFISQKLPKARPTISTNALLPDRVLGVVDAILEKGLCIDVGVSLDGVGEHHDQIRGVPGNFQKVDYLLDKLIELKKKHGDRLSFVAGQTLHPITVDYIDETKKYAREKGVAHFMQLYDEAPYYHNMGDATIAERDMEKLAAKVRADQPSFHNETLLTILKNKIINFDCFTMRTFFILRSNGDIMPCLRLCDTKIGNVRDSSPSEIWNSKPAWDARRKVMDCKGCANTWATDWSCQSNSLPFARQLFSYFAKKHLKK
- a CDS encoding methyltransferase domain-containing protein — encoded protein: MKPVKRIKEFVGKLFPQTIRGYKQYRNLFAGKTGLEIGGPSDVFRTIIPIYGIIDSLDGCNFSNHTIWEGQLNEGHSYAFHPGKPNGRQFICEATDLSEIKSGEYDFVLACHSIEHSANPMKAVSEWLRVIKPGGHLLIIAPDKNATFDRLRAVTTFAHLLDDFRKDVDETDLEHLDEIMGLHDLSMDIAAGDLDSFRQRSLKNYENRCLHQHVFDAALLAQMALHFKLNIVDLQQAFSIHIIMLAQKL
- a CDS encoding polysaccharide biosynthesis C-terminal domain-containing protein, giving the protein MNTAFNLLGRAWNMVIAFLMTPYIMKHMGVDRFGVWALVSVVTGYFGLLDMGIGTSYVKYISEHYVKRDFAKINEIVNSGFVFYLAFTAAIMLLAFVLQNAIIGFFNIPNELGKETLFVFWVGLLTFCVVNAASSFVAVQSGLQRMDVYNKISLVMSVPSVILSIFVLEKGYSLRGLIVVNAIVMILSGLANAIASFKLLPQLELSVRHVSKDTFKTLLGYGSKLQVARIASTITMQIDKLLLSHYMSIGFVTFFQLASSVIEQVKALPLLLLQALLPAFSELDARGNRAGVIDNYIRGTRYIALFALPIFALVLVSARDIMLVWMGPGYDQSAIIIRILAVGWAAAVISGVRSVVLQAIAKPGIEMRAGIVAAVLNIPLSVFFIKQFGFAGVALGTSLALIVSALYGFSRLNAALHLQNGFYVKTRIPQVIIGCICAGMIALASTGLLGGRFGGGRVESMLLLCAQTAVFAAVYAALLRIVQPLDATDIAKLTHAVPGLPRRLIEKFASVEN
- a CDS encoding D-alanine--D-alanine ligase family protein, which codes for MKLKIAVFYGGKSAEHEVSVHSAETVGSLLSPEKYQVFPVYITRGGKWLLEKACGRTDDPAPEVSPVLHGGFHLNTGGGPLALDAAFPVIHGPLGEDGTLQGLFEQMELPYVGCGVTASAIGMDKDISKRLAALAGLPVLEHALVSKPDCDFVALEKKAAQMGWPVFVKPAALGSSVGVTRADSPEKLRQAVEYGFKFDTRVMVEKAVENAREIVCGVLGEGASVKASACGEVKPSHEFYDYNAKYIDPDGMKLSIPAQLSGETASAIRAQSVDFFRAIGGSGLARIDFLLDGAGKHYFCEINTLPGFTSHSLYPRLWQAAGVEPPALVDELVSLALARAKERGSLLLKPDHAVC
- a CDS encoding glycosyltransferase family 4 protein, giving the protein MRITFVLPGVFIAGGVRAIFECANGLTERGHQVNIVYPSALLSYSSDNFLILLRRGLKRFMQGAGKPAGVSWFSLNASLVKVPFMDSVAISWFEHMIPDADVVIASTWESAFSVAKLNPSKGRKAYFVQHYEAMELWNDQDCWDLASGKHSNGNDIIASMAQIIPENSKLLRYKKMVDASYGLPLAKFTTSAMLERMITNVFKQTSFGRVPIGNNFKMFYPDGEKANRNVILLPFRGNGWKGNSDTIKALDILRRKRSDFTVILYGPPELKEAAPTWVDFKCSPTDSELRRLYSCADIFVSPTWVEGWCSPPMEAMSCGTACVATNVGAVSEYAEHGKTAMLVEPRNPAGIAEAIELLLDDKSKRDMLAGAGRLAIQKYTWKESVDHMEAVLCQIAVA
- a CDS encoding DUF6790 family protein; the protein is MTAAMFCSILEAARWGCVGTGFYLAFMPGMTPQMQLHVLMPWLVLPLAGLTGIESVFLGSAAAKSSGYGANPAYQRQSGFNNIAVAATAFAVWLFNWGTRAEAAVLTVLLIFLALSACNHFWTAIRENNRSVKNLLRPLLTLLLLAFSVPFLARALR